The following is a genomic window from Prunus persica cultivar Lovell chromosome G7, Prunus_persica_NCBIv2, whole genome shotgun sequence.
ATCTggtatatatgtgtgtgtgtgtgtgtgtgtgtgtgtgtgttgttgTTGTGTTAGAATGTTAGAATGTTAGAATGCATTAAAACATATGTACGTGTAGAATGCAttgaaaagaataataataaataatatgtatCTGTGAGGATCAGTTGTGAGTATCATTTGACCAGTTTTGCTTTTCGCTTTGCAATATTTGTAAAACAAGCCTTCTTTCTGACAATATATCTTGGCACATGACTGTGGAACGCCTAAAATACTTAAGTTATTGTATTAGCCCTGTGCTGCTCAAAACTTCCTCCTTTTTGTTATAATCAGTTCTTGTTGTATTGAAAAAGATGTCATCCCTCAGCCTTCCCAGGTCTATAAGGCTTCTCCAGATGCTTTCCATCAAGAAAACACTTGTCTCACTCAAactgacttttttttatagaacaaTTGGAACAGAAATGTATTTTTTCTATGAGTTACAATATCTCTGATTGGGTTAGAGTGAAATAACCATATCTTTCCATCGATGAGTTAGAGTGTTAGtacaactttaaaaaaaatattctactAAAGAATAAAGGAGGGCAAAGGTATGTGATGTTAGCAGCAGAGAAGTCTCCATCTGTTTTAATTCACCGTCATTCTTACAAGTTGTcattgattattttttaagtaatTTGTCTCTTCAAATTCAGTAGTTTTTATAGAAAACAGTGGGGGAGATCCTCAGTGCTAATAGATACTATATGGttcttctgtttctttattCAGGCCTTGTTTTTTGGAGGTGTGGATAAGTTGCCTGCAATCTTGGCCCCTCATACCATCCCTGTGTTTGGTATTGTGGTTGATCCATGTGCAGCAGTATTAGTTCTTATCGTCACTTTTCTCTTGTGCACAGGGATAAAGGAGGTATTCTTTTTCCTAAACAATCATTCAATCTTTTTCATCTattcaagttttctttttctttgttgcatTTCTTACTAAAGCAAAGAACTCAATTTCTCAGAGTTCATTGGTACAAATGATTGTTACATCAGTAAACGTGTCTGTCATGCTTTTCATCGTGATAGCCGGTGGATATTTGGGTTTCAAAACTGGATGGGTTGGATATGAACTTCCCAGCGGGTAATGGGGTCTTGTTGTCTACACTTTGTTATATGATAATCTCACTAGACTACTGGTCTACCTCACATTgcgctttaattttttaggtACTTTCCCTTTGGAATAAATGGGATGTTTGCTGGGTCTGCTGTGGTCTTCTTTTCATATATTGGTTTTGATTCAGTTACCAGCACAGTTGAGGAGGTAAGAATTTTGTGTAGAAGATTATCGTGATGTGTGATTTAATggtcaaataaaattttataaaatttttattgttggGCTCCTGTTCAAGAATTTAAGAACGTATTATTTATGACAGGTGAAGAATCCTCAACGAGATTTGCCCCTCGGTATTGGAATAGCATTGTTTATATGTTGCATCTTGTATATGTTTGTATCTTTTGTTATTACGGGCTTAGTACCATACTATGCCTTAGATCCAGACACTCCCATCTCCTCAGTATTTGCGAGCTATGGGCTACATTGGGCAGTGTAAGCATATTTGCTTCCTGGTTCTGTTGTCACTCTGTTCTCCAGGATCGTGATATGCCTTCCatttaaaatgaattattttaaGATTCATATGCATATATTGCAGGTTTATTATAACAACTGGAGCAATTACTGCTCTCTTTGCAAGTTTGTTGGGTTCGCTTCTTGCCCAGGTGTGTTAATAGCACcttcattatttttatattttttttatttagcaTAGTTATGAGCCTCTTTACAGTGGAGTTTTACTAATGCAGACTGGAgttttattaagttttttcatttactCCTGCTTATTCAATTACATATTGGTCGATTCTTTTGGACTTTCCTGACAGTTTTGAAGAATTCTTCTTGAAGATTTTGTGTCAATGCCTAAAGAGTTTGCTGTTTTGTTTGCATTGCATTCCCATACTGAGAAAGGACTACAATACTCTTTTTAAGTCTAAAAAATCTTTAGGTTACCAGTCAAAATTTAGGAGGTAGCACTGATAGAATTTCTTTCACGAATTGGCTCATTCCATGGCCTTGTCCTTACTAATAGATTCTGAGTCTGATTTGCACCCAGACAAATGCTGTGCCTTAGTTTTTATTATATACCGGTACAGTCAGCCTTCAGATTAAGTATTCCTGTTATCATACGGTCATACCATGTTATAAGATAAGAGATGATAGAACTAGATAGAGTGAGACATCAGCCCTAGCGTGAATGTGTGTGCACTAATTTTACTAAGAAAATTGATAgtatttaattaatcttttgcTAGTTGCTGTTACAACATATCAACTGGGTTTAATATTTTGTGTCAAAGTGGCAACACATTATACTCCCATATTAATATCAATACATCCACACCCTAAAACTCCAATATATTGATGTGACGTAgatatatgtttttcttttgcatgtgCATAATATTTGGTCTCTGTTTGCTTGGATGTATTCAGCAGGAAATGGAGTTGTGTGATCCAGAATGCTATTTTAAACATTATGTGACAAGTAGAATTACCATTAACAGGAGATGATTATTGCTGACATTATATAAGTGTTAACCGGATTCTAAAGataacaaaacataaaaaaacaaacccatTGCAAAATAATCTAAAAACTGTCGTTTACTTTTAACTATTCAGCAGCATATCATAGACTAATCTATCTTTAGTTGAAAAGGTATTTTGGGGAAGATAATGGATCTGTTCAATGGCCTACTATAAGTTTGTGCCACCAAAACCTTAATGGTGGTGTATCATCAATAGGTTTTTATATCTGCTATGCTTCTTAATGATTACCTTAATTTCCATTTATTTGGAGGTACTTATTATTGCAAATCAGAGATCTGTTCCACCTAATAATTCGAAATCTCTCatgtgtttgattttccaGCCACGGATACTGATGGCAATGGCTAGAGATGGATTGTTGCCGTCATTTTTTTCagacattaataaaaacaccCAAGTTCCTGTGAAGAGCACGGTTACAACTGGTATCTTTGCAGCAGTTCTGGCATTCTTTATGGATGTTTCACAATTGGCGGGAATGGTAAGCTaaccaaagttttggactggaGATTTTAAGGATGATCACATTGTCTGTATAAATAATGAATTTAAAGATATTGATGTATAGAGAGATGAATCTTTATTGTCTTCTTGTTTTCACTCTaacatgtatgtatatattctGTGGATACAGGTTAGTGTTGGTACACTATTTGCATTTACAACTGCTGCAGTTTCAGTTTTGATACTCAGATATGTTCCACCAGATGAGGTGCCACTTTCATCATCACTTCAAGAGTCTATTAAGTCAGTATCATTGCGGTTTGGTCCTAATATTCAGGAAAGTGACAGCAAAAACCTTCAAAATCCTTCTGGCTCATCTGAGAATAATAGTCGATATTTACATGAAATTGGGGAGGCATCAATTGGCTATCCTCTGATTCAGAAAAGCATATCACAGGGTAATAGTGTCTTAAATTATTTGAAGTATGggaaaacaaatatttgacTTGAAATGTACATAAATCATGATGCTTTTGCTTTGGAGTGGACAGAGACCCTCACTAAACATGGGGGACTAAGAATAAGGAAAATGACTGATCACTGTAGTTTGGGTGCTTTTTCAATTAGATCTgtgtagttttaatttttttcaatccgGTTCtagttaattttcttttacaatCAAGGAAAATTTAAGAATCCGTCAATTAGttagatgtttttttttttttttaatcatatcAATATAGTTAGTTCATTTTCAATCTGGTCCCTGCCTTAACCTCCCACTTTCACCTGAGGCGCGCTACATTTCTGTCTAACTAATTGATGGATTCTTTAATTTTCCCTTGAATGTAAACGAAGCCTATGACAGCCTGattgaaaaagaattaaaactaCAGAAACCTAAAAACACCCAAACTAAGGGACCAAATTGGTCATATTCTCTTAAAGTTAGGATAGTCTCATTTGCACTAGCCACTAGGATCTCATCCCATGTAAAATGAAGAttgctttaatttaaattgactaAGTTTTTATCCTAGACAATTGGTGCAGGATCCATGTTTTTTAACTTATTGTGgtcttcaaaataaaatttctttttctgccaCATTATCGCATTTAAGCTGATGTATAGtctcattaaaattttaatagcATTCTTCTTCACCATTTCTGAACTCATTATGTCTTGACTTTCCCTTGCAAGATGAAACATTAAacaataatacatatatatatatatatatatatatataatagatgATTATActtcaaactcaaattccaAATTAGAACTTTTCTGTTGGGTTGCGGGGAGGACACAGGTTTGGCTATTATGatctttggtttttcttttcataatatTGTACCTAGTGTGTATTTTTACATAATGGTACCTAGTGTGTATGGTTGAAATTTCTACCTAGGATGCACCTTatgcttgttttcattttgagaTAAGGTTGAATATTTTCATGATAGTCCATTCATGATTCTTTCTGCTTTTAAAAGTGCAaactttttctcaatttttcatCTACAACATGTTAGGACCATGATGTTCCTCTTTTTGACTCATAATAATCATACAGAGAATCAAAATGAACAAACAAGACGGAAAATTTCTGCGTGGACCATAACTTTTCTCTGTATGGGGGTCTTTATCTTTGCATTTGCAGCTTCAGCTCAAGGCCTTTCCAGGTTTGTCATTTTTCCAGAGTACATTTTAAGCATGTTGAATTTTGATTAATGGccttttttgtatttgaccAGAATTTTGACTCTAGAtaggttttttggtttttttgacAAGAAACTTTGGTTAGCTTGATTTATATTGTTGGCCCATTCCCCAACAACTTaagatttttggatttgtGGTGCTATAAAATCATATTGGATCACTGGTTTCCATAGATCCTGGCTCAAAAACTCTCGTCCCCATTCCCCATTGGTTTGTTAGTTTGCAAGTTCCAGAATGGGGTTGTgccaatatatttataaattatatctGTGTGGGGTTGTACCAATGTACTCATAAAAAGTGTACTGTATTGGATGCGCATTATTTttcatcattatttttttttttttttgtgattcCTTTATggattttaatcattttactCTTTGATCTAGATCTATTGATAGACACGAAAAGGAATCAAACTTTATGGTGATTccttttcatcattttttttttttgttaattgtaCAATGTTTAATGTTTGATAATCCTAGGCATGTTACGTGCATATTGTAACCTACGTGGTAAAAGAGAAGATTAGTCCAAATGTCAAATATCACCTGGAATCTCCATTTCCTTCATAGTTCGATTCAATCCATGAAAATTTGCTTATCTGGCATTTGTCCATGCAGCCGAAATGCTTCTTATCACACACATTTAGTTTATAAGACAACATTACACTGGGTTTAGCTTACTAGTATAGAGAAAACAAGCCTGAATTTCACAAATCCAGAATCCAACAAGAGGAAATCTATTTTGAAAAACTCTTAACATTAGATTTGACCAGCATTCTATTAAATATCTGGGCTCTTTATGCTTCAGGTGTATTCCATAATAAACATATGCAGTTTTTTCTCTGTAAATCATATGTGAACAGGGATGAGATCAGAGATTCGCACATGCATATCTTACAATTTCATCGGATTTAGTTTAATGCATAATAACTTTGTCCCAACTTATTGATTGTGCCAGCATTCTTCGCTTCACTGTGTGTGGAGTATGTGGAGCTCTCCTGCTGTGCTGCTTAATTGTGCTGACCTGTACAGATCAAGATGACGGAAGGCACAGCTTTGGACACACTGGAGGTACAAGTAATTTCTATCATTAGTCAGTGTTGATGGGTCCGTACACTAGAAATTTTGGTCTCTAAGTTTTCTGCTAGTGCTGAGGATGGACTTCATCCTCGGAATTTAAgcaaactatttattaaacTCAATGTAGTTTAGTAATCCGTAACCTTTATGTTACTACATTGCAACCTTCAAAAGTTAAACCCAATCTTTAGAATTAGTTGGGAGGGGTAAAATGCAGTTGATGAATTCAGAAGTCTGGTGTGGTTGTACACGCAGGTGAAAGCCATAGATATTTCTCATTAACTGCTGACGTAACAAACGTTTTTTTCCCCCTCTCCAGGTTTCACTTGTCCATTTGTTCCATTCTTACCTGCTGCTTGCATTCTCATAAATACCTACTTGCTAATTGATCTTGGGTGAGTGCTCCCTTCCCCTCCAGACACACACAAATAATCAAATTCACGTTCAAACACAAAATCTGAATATATTTATCTATATCTTTCCAAGTATGTTATATTCACGACTGGTTATTTGTTTCCTATTTAACTCACAGAGCTGCCACATGGATCCGCATCTCTGTATGGTTTGCCATAGGAGCAGTGGTATACTTGTTTTACGGCCGGAGCCATAGTTCACTTTTCAATGCAGTTTATGTGCCCTCCGCTTATGCTGATGAGCTGTATCGTTCCTCATCAGACTATCTGTCCTAGTCTTTATCCAGGACAAGAACAACACTCACCCCAAGTTAGGTGACAGATGTGTTTATCACTTTTCAAGTTTTATCatgtaaatttttaaaatggaACTTCCGAACAGAATTGTTCATCTCATTGTAAAATAATCTTCTTCGGGTGGTTCGGGAAGTGTTGTGCAAAAACATGTAaatagtttaatttaattaatgtatCTCAATTTGTTCTAAATTCACAGTAGGTAGGTCTTGAACGAAAGGATAAAATTCAGAGAAAATCAAGCTCTGTTTTCTTCAACGCTGGAACTATAACTACTTTTACGCATACATATTGCTCTTCTTGGACAACCCTTCAAATGTTGAAAAGTTCTGTTGACAACATTCATATGAAAAGCACCTGTGTAGGCCAACCTTTTTTGTACACAGATAAACTTCATCTTCTACTTcactatgaagaaacttgtTTCGAACGAAAaatcaatattttcttttcttcagttGTGAAAACATAAAgaatcaaaaaaacaaaatcttccATTTAGCATTTGTTGCAACTTCAAAggattttaatcattttactCTTTGATCTAGATCTATTGATAGACACGCTAAGCAATTACTATTTGAGAAGCAGGGGGCGGAATAGAAGTGCTTACCTCAGGAATATCGAGAGGAGCTTGATCAGGTACTATTTGAGAAGCAAGGGGCGGAATCGGTTTAGCACCATCAATAAAACTAGCAGGTTCAAATTTGGCCAAAGTAGTGGTTTTGGCCAAGGCTGGAGTTTCTTCCAAATCAGTAGTTTCATCCAAAACAGTAGGCTCAACTGGTTCCACTGTTGCTTACCCTTGTATCAAACCATCCACAACAATTTCTCCTTGTAAATCTAGCCAGTCATTTCATGCACTACTAGTCTCCCCTTGAAGGACATGCTTGCATGTATTAGAGAAGAACATATTATTCTCAATGAAGGTAACATCCATAAACACATAGAGATGTCGAGTAGGAGGATGATAGCACCGATAGCCTTTCTGGTGAGGAACGAAACCCAAAAAGACACAGTGAAGAGCACAATGGTACAACTTGCTCCTCTGATTCTTATGGAGGTGAACATAGGCGACACATCCAAACACTTTTGGAGACAAAGTCAACATAGAAGAGACCGAAACATGATGGGTCAGTACTTGCATAGGAGTTTGGAAATCTAGAACTCGTGAAGGTAGACGATTCAAGTGATAGACTTGTTCACCTGTTTTATATTtgttcctgtgatggtagggtaaagttccccattgtCTCGAAAatcattgactggtcaacaagtcaactttcttttgtgtgcgAGCGTGTCCTTGCTAGCAATGAAAATCCTAGCAAACTTCTTTGAAATAGATAACTTGTGCCCCAAGTTActaatttctaaacaagcgattgtgaatttgggtgaggaatatctcgcaagtaagttcttttcttgcctcagactggtgaaaacttcacaatttttcacagtacaaaaatggtagttctggccagaataaatgataagaaagtgaCTGTTTTTAGACAGAACTGCCTTTTTACAAAGCTCAAAAAGGAAAGGCCAACTCTAAAAAGAGTGTTGGACTGCAATTTCTGCCTGGATAGATGCTTCTGATCCAGGCTGGACTAGATATGTCTGTGCTGGATTGAACTATCAACACCTTCAGCTGTCaagtttcagctgtaaatcgataccaacgttAGAGTGttgcagagctttaatctatttcaagccctgAAAGGCTTTTTGAACAGGCAGAATTGGGACTTCTTCAGTCTGGAATGGGTAGAAGTGGCTGGTTTTGATGATTACTAAGGTGAAACCACACTGTAGTAcatgttctgcttgatcagggctccccataaatttgttgaggttttcatatttgtaaaacccAAACTCTGTTTGATTTGGAttatgctgaaccaaatttgtaacgagagaaatctcgctTTGAATGACTATTtctctgaaactgaactgagGTTGAAGATTCTGGATTATAGTTGACTTGTTTCTTGTGGCTCGATGAGCTTTTTGTTGCTTCAGTGTtttgaaggcttttgagatcaagtgatcattttgagttttttatttttgattgattttttggctgtCTTTTGATCTGTTGacctcctctcatatttataggaaatgctgGAGTGAGATTTCTAATCTTTAAAATGGGCGGCAGATTTTCTAAAAAacaggattttttttatttttaaattttaaagaaaagggAAGTTATTTATTCTGGCAAATAAACCATCAACAGTCAGTTCTAAAGCAATCACTTCCCtgcttttcttgaaagaaaacttAATCCTTCTTCATTTTTAACTACTCTTTGTAAGAGTTCAATCTACcgtgatggttagtttgattttccagATGAACAACTCTCTGTTTcctacttatttttttttaaaaaaatacagccTGCTTATCCCTTGAAAATGGTGCCTGCTCTAGAGCAGAAATTTTTCTGAATATAGGAAagggattttgatcttcttttgactgaaaaggCTAGAGAATTTTGCCTATTTAGGACCTACCTTCATTAACTCCCTATCAACCCAGTtgaaattgctgacttttcaaaaTCAGGAAGTCACGTGGGTTTGTTTCTATTTTGggcttttctcttttcatttGATCATTCCAAGCCCAGGTTGAGTTTTGGGACTGTGGGCTGAGCAAATCACATGTACTGGGCTTTCTTCCAATCTTGGGTCTATTCTTGGTAACCTAATAAATCTGACTTGGGCTTGGgttgatttcttttctttgtttttcaaagCCCAATTTTATCTTTGTGGGCTGACAGATCCTAGGTTGGGCCGTCTTTATTTCAGGCTTTCGGTTCCAATTTAAATGAAACAGCCCAAACTGCTTGGATTATGATATTGCTTCGTCTTTATTTCAGCCCTGGGTTGGGTGTGCAGAACTTTGGGCCAAACAAGACTGTATAGGTAACATCATCCATCCATAACCGCTTTGGAATTGACACACCAAGCAACAGAGCATGGGCAGTGGCAATGATATGCCCATTTTTACATTTAGCAACCTCATTATGTTgtggtgtctgaggacaagtaGTCTCATGGAGAACACCCTGAATATGGAAAAACTAAGATAAAGTTGAATttacaaattctccaccattttaTCGGATCAAAAAACTTTGATAGGGAATATAAATTGAGTTTGAATCATCTGATAAAAACCCGGAAAGATAGTGACCACGCCACTTTTGTGTTTCATCCCATATAACCACGTCATACGAGTGCAATCATCCACAAATAACATAAACCAACAAACAACCAAGGCAGTAGAAATAGGGGAAGGACCTCAAACATCAAAATGAACTATATCAAATGGCATTAGGCATTTATTACAACTTAGGGTAGAATACACGATGACTCTTAGCTAAAATACAAGTTTGACATTGGAAGGCAGACTCAGAAACGCCACTAAATAATGCAGAAAACAAATGCCGTAATAACCGAAGGAGACATGACAAAAACGGTAATGTATCAACCAAATCCAATGATGATGAGAAGTTTCGGCGGTACTAGTACAAAGAACCCGACTAGTTGCCACGTCATCCACAAAATAAAGCCCAACCATTTTAGTACCATGACCAAAGATCTCTAGAGTCTGGATATCTTGTAGTAAAACAATAGATGTATACATCAACACAACACAATTTAACTGCTCAGTAACTTGTGGCACAGATAATAGATTGCCAGACAAAGATGGAACCAGTAACACTTCGTCTAATGGTAAAATAGGTGTCAAGAGTACAGAACCAACCCTTGTGATAGGAGCAGTAGGATTATTAGTAGTTAGAACATGATCACGATGAGGCAGGAGAATATTAGagaataaatcaaaattatacATCATATGGTCAGTAGTACCAGAGTCAATAATCCAACCTGCATCGACTACATCATGAGCAAGGAAAGCCTTGCCAAAGTTCCTGGAGACGACGGAGGTGCAAGAGAATGTAGGGTACCCGTATGGCTGAAGTAGAGGCGGTGGCCAGGTGGTAATGTCGAGTAGAGATGTCGACTGCAGGGGTAGTGGCGTCGACCATATGAGCTTTGCCACCCAATTGTTCCTTTTTCAAATGCCTCCGTGATTTTTCCCATTCTAGGACCCAATGCAACTCCTAGCAAGTGTCTATAGTATGCCTTCGATCACCACAGTGATCACACTTTAGTTTGTCTTTCTCTGCAGAAGTTAGGTGACGAGACTGAGCAGAGAAAGAATCAGATCATGAAGCCCGAGAAACCAGAGCAGTGTTTTTGGAAGCAAACACAAGAATTTCCCCAGGCTTGGTACTAGATCCAAGCACATTGAGCCTCATGACGgaccataaaaaatacattCTCAATACTCGGAACCTTATCACTCCTCGTAAAATCTAGCCTCCACTATGTTGGCTGAAGCCATGAAAGGCAGTGAGTCAGCCTAAACTAGTTCCACGCTCCCATCCTCGTGCCAAAATTGTAGCGTTTGATGAAGCGAGGAAGGGACACACATACTTCCGTGGATCCAATCTTGACCCAACAACGCACTAAAGTGAGCCATTGTTTCCACCATGAAGAAGGTTATCATCCTAACCTTTTTCCCTACTTTGACTTGGAGTATGATGATTTCCTTTGATCTTGTAGTATCTCCCACAAAGCCACTAACCGTTGTCTCGGTCGAGATTAGTTCATctaaatttttcttcaatttcttcatcaCCGAGGCGAGGAGGATGTTCACCATGGCTCCTGTGTCAACTAGAACTTTTCTCACTGAACCCTATCAAAATGAGCCCTTATGTATAAAGGTTTAAGGTGGGAATCCATCCTCTTGGTGGGCATTTCAAGCACACCTTCTATGGTGCTTTCTCCCCCAAACTTGGCACCACAATTTGAGGCTGAGCTACCTCCGCCTTCGGAACTTCTCGCGTCACCTCGATTTCCTTTGGTTCTCCCATCTGATCCATGGATTCAACTTCATCGAAAATATCCCTATTCATGGAGTTTGGTTGACCTTGTCGAGCTTCTATCTTTGCCTTGTGCTCCAAGGCCAAGTTCTCGAACCAAGTCAATCTGGTTGAGGAGCTGGCCAACCAAGTTATTTTGGTCATCCACTCTTTGAGTCAGCTGGTCAACTCTAAGACTAAGGTATGCTTAGCTTCGTGGATCAGGAGGAGAGAATTGTGTGGAGCCCAATTACACAtgggttagggttttgttgGAGGTGTACACGGGTGTATACATCGAG
Proteins encoded in this region:
- the LOC18771617 gene encoding cationic amino acid transporter 4, vacuolar — encoded protein: MQSSGNVGGGRKCFWGFRSLIQRKQVDSVHVRSEGHHQLARKLSVTDLIAIGVGATIGAGVYVLVGTVAREHAGPALTISFLIAGIAAALSAFCYAELACRCPSAGSAYHYSYICVGEGVAWLVGWALILEYTIGGAAVARGITPNLALFFGGVDKLPAILAPHTIPVFGIVVDPCAAVLVLIVTFLLCTGIKESSLVQMIVTSVNVSVMLFIVIAGGYLGFKTGWVGYELPSGYFPFGINGMFAGSAVVFFSYIGFDSVTSTVEEVKNPQRDLPLGIGIALFICCILYMFVSFVITGLVPYYALDPDTPISSVFASYGLHWAVFIITTGAITALFASLLGSLLAQPRILMAMARDGLLPSFFSDINKNTQVPVKSTVTTGIFAAVLAFFMDVSQLAGMVSVGTLFAFTTAAVSVLILRYVPPDEVPLSSSLQESIKSVSLRFGPNIQESDSKNLQNPSGSSENNSRYLHEIGEASIGYPLIQKSISQENQNEQTRRKISAWTITFLCMGVFIFAFAASAQGLSSILRFTVCGVCGALLLCCLIVLTCTDQDDGRHSFGHTGGFTCPFVPFLPAACILINTYLLIDLGAATWIRISVWFAIGAVVYLFYGRSHSSLFNAVYVPSAYADELYRSSSDYLS